The genomic interval AAAATTATGCTGATCAATTAAATATTGAACGGGTAAAATTGCTTTCTCTGGTATGTGATTTTGAAAACTCAATAAGTTTATGGTGTAGAACTTGAAACTTGTAAAACTTTTCCGTTATAATGCTTATACCCCGTTAAAGCAAAATTAAAAATATAATCTGCCATTTCTTTAGCTGTTGTTGGTGCTTGATACCCAGGAAACGCTTCTTCAAGCATTTCTGTTTGTACTGCTCCTAAAGCTAAAACATTAAAAGAAAAGCCGTGTTCTTTATATTCTTCTGCTAATAATTCTGATAGTGTAATAACGGCACCTTTAGCAGAACTATAAGCTGCTAATCCAGGAAATTTCATACTTCCTTGAATTCCTCCCATGCTACTTATCGTAACAATATGACTTCCTTTTGTGAAAAAAGGAATACATTGTTTTGTGAGTTCTGCTACGCCAAAAACATTCACTTTATAAACTTCTAAAAAATCATTAGAAGTTAAATCGGTAAAGGGTTTATTAATTAGTTTTCCTGCATTATTAATAAGAATATCAACTTTTTTCCAACTAGTTTTTATAAAATTAACTACTTTTTTAAAGTCAACATTATTAGATAAATCAACAGAAATTAAAGTAATATTTTTATGATTTATTTTTTTTAAAGGTTTAGTATTTCTTGATAAA from Lutibacter sp. Hel_I_33_5 carries:
- a CDS encoding SDR family oxidoreductase, with protein sequence MKNIIITGTSRGIGFELAQQFANTGHKVLALSRNTKPLKKINHKNITLISVDLSNNVDFKKVVNFIKTSWKKVDILINNAGKLINKPFTDLTSNDFLEVYKVNVFGVAELTKQCIPFFTKGSHIVTISSMGGIQGSMKFPGLAAYSSAKGAVITLSELLAEEYKEHGFSFNVLALGAVQTEMLEEAFPGYQAPTTAKEMADYIFNFALTGYKHYNGKVLQVSSSTP